In a genomic window of Phacochoerus africanus isolate WHEZ1 chromosome 6, ROS_Pafr_v1, whole genome shotgun sequence:
- the LOC125128691 gene encoding LOW QUALITY PROTEIN: elongation factor 1-alpha 1-like (The sequence of the model RefSeq protein was modified relative to this genomic sequence to represent the inferred CDS: inserted 2 bases in 1 codon), with the protein MSPYFSTILPFRLTMYSLCLPLQDMYKMSGTSTVPMGQVARWSPLLQSDVTTEVKSVEMYHEALRKALPGENVGFIVKNVSVKDVHPGNVAGNSKNDSLLKAAVFTGQVIILNHPGQISAGYAPVLDYHRAHXICRSLGLKEKIDHYSREKMQVPKFLESGYGAGVGMVPGKSMYVESFSDYPLLSHFAVCDIRLMVAMGLIKAVDKEAAGAGKVIKSAQKA; encoded by the exons atgtccccctactttTCTACCATCTTGCCTTTCCGTCTCACCA TGTATTCCTTGTGTCTGCCCCTCCAGGACATGTATAAAATGAGTGGTACCAGTACTGTCCCTATGGGTCAAGTGGCAAGGTGGTCACCTTTGCTCCAGTCAGATGTTACAACTGAAGTAAAGTCTGTTGAAATGTACCATGAAGCTTTGAGAAAAGCTCTTCCTGGGGAAAATGTGGGCTTCATTGTCAAGAATGTGTCTGTCAAAGATGTTCATCCTGGCAATGTGGCTGGCAACAGTAAAAATGACTCACTGTTGAAAGCAGCTGTCTTCACAGGTCAAGTGATTATATTGAACCATCCAGGTCAAATCAGTGCTGGATATGCACCTGTGCTGGATTATCACAGAGCTCA TATTTGCAGGTCTCTTGGGCTGAAGGAGAAGATTGATCATTATTCTAGGGAAAAGATGCAAGTCCCCAAATTCTTGGAATCTGGTTATGGTGCCGGGGTTGGTATGGTTCCTGGCAAGTCCATGTATGTTGAGAGCTTCTCTGACTATCCTCTTCTGAGCCATTTTGCTGTTTGTGACATTAGATTGATGGTTGCCATGGGTCTCATCAAAGCAGTGGACAAGGAGGCAGCTGGAGCTGGCAAGGTCATCAAGTCTGCCCAGAAAGCTTAG